A part of Anabas testudineus chromosome 9, fAnaTes1.2, whole genome shotgun sequence genomic DNA contains:
- the adra2b gene encoding alpha-2B adrenergic receptor encodes MASLLDSGCSMELSGWNSSVSSLGASVPCNQSVLKLAPYSPEATAAFATAITLMVVFTIVGNIMVIIAVLTSRSLRGPQNLFLVSLAAADILVATLIIPFSLANELLGYWYFKSLWCEIYLALDVLFCTSSIVHLCAISLDRYLSISRVTYGRQRTPRRIKAAIVVVWLISSIISFPPLLSLNKSEAGDQGTERGPQCQLNDERWYILYSTIGSFFAPCLIMILVYIRIYQIAKQRTRCPPGEPRKDGVGCATPSQPPRHVQANGKDDEESTPPSSNRTSNARPPTLAITPSPSPGESQTSQHPTPNNLLQPPSPSTAVTPASLDTSHHGLSSHASVPQSAPAKTKEEGKKGKRQGGKKADNNNGDSSSTESDMEHSQGGGRGSTSMPGSPAGGGIHSPASVKRYRDMIATSKGARLVPGRKSKTESNPGAARRKAMVNREKRFTFVLAVVIGVFVVCWFPFFFSYSLQAVCPETCTIPDPLFKFFFWIGYCNSSLNPVIYTIFNKDFRKAFKKILCRSTKGTFF; translated from the coding sequence ATGGCCTCGCTTCTGGACAGCGGCTGCTCCATGGAGCTGAGCGGCTGGAACAGCAGTGTGAGCAGCTTGGGAGCCTCGGTCCCCTGCAACCAGAGCGTCCTGAAGCTCGCTCCTTACTCTCCTGAAGCCACGGCAGCCTTCGCCACCGCAATAACCTTGATGGTCGTCTTCACCATCGTGGGAAACATCATGGTCATCATCGCTGTCCTGACAAGCAGGTCACTGCGGGGCCCGCAGAATCTGTTCCTAGTGTCACTGGCTGCTGCGGACATTTTAGTGGCCACACTCATCATCCCCTTTTCTCTGGCTAATGAACTGCTTGGTTACTGGTACTTCAAGTCTCTGTGGTGTGAGATCTACCTGGCGCTTGATGTTCTGTTCTGCACCTCCTCCATTGTGCATCTGTGCGCCATCTCTCTGGACCGCTACCTGTCCATCTCCAGGGTTACTTATGGGCGTCAGCGGACTCCCAGACGCATCAAAGCCGCTATTGTGGTGGTGTGGCTCATCTCATCCATcatttccttccctcccttGCTCTCACTGAACAAAAGTGAGGCAGGGGACCAGGGGACTGAGAGAGGACCTCAGTGCCAACTGAATGATGAGCGCTGGTACATTCTCTACTCCACCATAGGCTCCTTCTTCGCCCCTTGCCTCATCATGATCCTCGTTTACATAAGAATCTACCAAATAGCCAAACAGAGAACACGCTGCCCACCAGGAGAACCCCGAAAGGACGGGGTTGGCTGTGCCACCCCAAGTCAGCCTCCACGACATGTACAAGCCAATGGCAAGGATGACGAAGAAAGCACACCCCCTTCTTCTAACAGAACCTCTAATGCCAGACCCCCCACCCTCGCCATCACCCCTTCTCCATCCCCAGGAGAGTCTCAAACCTCCCAGCACCCCACACCCAATAACCTCCTGCAACCTCCATCCCCTTCTACCGCCGTGACTCCTGCCTCGCTTGATACCTCTCACCATGGCCTTTCAAGCCATGCCTCTGTGCCTCAGTCTGCCCCTGCCAAGACTAAAGAGGAGGGGAAGAAGGGCAAGCGGCAGGGAGGGAAAAAAGCTGACAATAACAATGGCGACAGTTCAAGCACAGAGAGTGATATGGAGCACAGCCAAGGAGGAGGCCGTGGCAGCACCAGCATGCCCGGGTCACCTGCAGGAGGGGGCATCCACTCACCAGCCTCAGTCAAGCGCTACCGGGACATGATCGCCACTTCAAAGGGGGCTCGGCTAGTGCCAGGAAGGAAGTCGAAAACAGAGAGCAACCCTGGAGCAGCAAGACGTAAAGCGATGGTCAACAGAGAGAAACGTTTCACCTTTGTCCTGGCAGTGGTCATTGGCGTCTTTGTGGTGTGCTGGTTTCCGTTCTTCTTCTCCTACTCTCTTCAGGCGGTGTGCCCAGAAACCTGCACCATCCCCGATCCACTCTTTAAGTTTTTCTTCTGGATCGGTTACTGCAACTCCTCACTTAACCCAGTCATATACACCATCTTCAACAAAGACTTCAGGAAGGCTTTCAAAAAGATACTGTGCAGGAGCACCAAGGGTACTTTCTTTTAA